The sequence TTTCAATATTTGAACAGACTCTTTTCAATAAATTATCTCATATAAATTATCTTATATTATGTGAAACAAAACAAATAAAACAGATTTCAATACATTAACAGCAACTTACCTAACAGACCTAATCTTATTGCTTGCCGTGTTAAAGAGAATAATAAAAAAAAGGATAGAACTATTAACAACTAAACTGACACCAAATTATATTGATTTGAGTAAAAAAAACTTCAATATAAATAAGTTGTATTATATTAAATTCGTAAATTGTACCTCCTCGTCAGTTACAATGAGTGCAATCACCCTTTCACATGATTCATGATTCTTTTCCGGTCTTGTTCCTCGACGTGAAGAACTTTATCTTGAGCCCAAGTTTGGCAATTGTTGGTTTTAAATTCTTGATTCATGATAATTCTTGAATCCTTGAATTCATTAAAGATTAATAAGTTACAACGAATCAGGTACTCTGTGAGTTCCGCTACTATCAAGTATTGTGTTAGTCCCCTACTACTACATGGTAATTTAATGTTATACTTATTCAAACAATCATATCagattatcatttaaaatatatatcttGATTTTGGAAAAATGTGTTCCGACTGACCTACCTCTGACCCGCCTATTTTTCCACTTACACTGGGAAATCTCAAAAAATGGCTGGGTATGCATGGTGCAACAGTGCAACAGAATCCAAACAACCTGAACGAAAAACAAACCAAACAAAATTATATCATCTCAGGATGAACAAATATTCATCTCCCTCGAGAATGTGAAGAAACTGTTTAAGTGAATTAACAATATCATAAGTTATGGAACTATCCAAACCCGTTGATATCTCATCCAGAAGAAAAACTTTCTATGGTCCCACTATCATTTCACCGGTTGTCACATGCTTCTTTTGTCAATAGGAGATACCTCTTATCATTTGATCACCGACCATTGTATCTGCACAAATGTTCAATCCTAATATAAGCACAACAAACCAATTACATTACATCGTGATTGGTATATATCAGTGGGCTAATGGGCGAGTCGCGAAACGTTTCAAAACGGGTCAGCTTTCCTATTTCATGTCATATATTGTAAATTGGAGACATTGGGGGACTTTTAACCCGTTTAACGCATTGATCCTCTTCACCTTTATAATTTACATTTATATGACCCGTTTAAGAGATTCAAGCCCATTAAAACCCATTCATAAGTGAAGGCGTAACATTTACGTCATCGTACCTTGAGAGTATAATATGTGACCACAATAGCTTCTTGACCTCTGGTTGCAGTAGCCTggaaaagtaaataaaaaaaacgATAAAAGTTTTAAAATATTAGACACTAAGGATTCAAATTTAGTATTTATTTATTAGACAAAATGACGATTTTGTTACCTTCATGAAGACATCAATATCAGGATCAGGTTTAATGTTTGTATCTCTTTCTCTTCTTGACAACGCTGCTAACATATGTGTAATTTTTTGGAAATGAATTTTGTTAAACAAAATTCTTCTTGACATTAAAACGAACGTAGAACCCGAACTTATGACAAACTAACCGTAACGCGATACAACGCCTTGACATCTTGCAAAGAAAGCCAATGTTTCTCTAACATGAACATCATTTTGACTTATATAAGAAGTTCTCTCAGGGTCAAACTCATGTAGTTCATGCTCTTTATATGTTACCTTACCCGAACACTACAACAAAACAATAAATATATAACGTATTACTTAAAGTTTTAAAGTGGGAGACAAATATCATACATGTGATAACGATATGAAATTAAGTAATCTCATTGTATAGAGTAAGATTGAGTGTTAATTAGTACAAACATATGTAAATATGCTAATTTATGATTCGTGTGTCAAACACATTTTCTAAGAGAACTATACATGTATTCTTTTTGTCAAAGCCTCCAAATCAAGATCACTTCCCAAATCTATCTGGAACTACCGATATGCAGAAAAAATAACAGTTGGACAAAATTTCAAGAAAAGGAACCAACAGTTAGACAAAATTTCAATAAAGCATACCTGGTCGTTTTTAGAATCCGAAATCAATTCGATGACCCAACTGTGAATCAACCCTACAAAAATTTAGAGTTTTTAATCTAATAAAGTAACGAACAGAAATCATGTATAACTGGCACAAAATCAAAAAACCTAGGGTCAGATGATAATTACGCAGACAGAATCGATTCGCCTTAAACCGCAATGGCTCACACAAAATCCAATACCCTATGGTGAAATCGAAACGACCGCCACAAAGAACATAATAACATACCTTTTCGTATTCCCAATGCCCGGTTCCATCTCCATCATCTTTCCTAAAATGTTCTGAATCATAATAGAGATCCTAACACATTTCAGGAATCTTATAGTCATTAGCACAATGCGAGATTAGCTTGATTACATATAAATATGCATTATTTTCATAATCTTCGGCTGCTGCAACAAAAGCACATTCAAGCTAAAAATGTGTACTAACCGAAAGCAGGCAAGAGACAGTGGTGTGCcaaccacaaaaaaaaaaaaaaaaaaaaaaaaattagactcTAATCAAGTTTTGAACAATTGACCCATTTAAAAGTGAATCGATGCTGATATTCACATTCAACGCTTGCATCACAAAAGTTTCATTTTTGCCAACTGAACATTTCTTTACATGTGAAGATATGATATCAAAGATACACTATCATACATTTCTATATATACTAGAAAACACCAACAAGATTTGGTCGTTTGAATACTACAAAATTACAACAACAAAATTACAAAATACCCCCTTAAACTATGTCACATGTGTCAACTTCTTAGGGGTAAAAAGTGTGAAAAAtctattttattaaaaaaactctACCAACATTTTTATCgggccgtatcttcctcctcgccaACAGTTAAATTTCTCCgatatcaccgttcaactcgaaataatttcacgaacacaacgcaactaactacaCGCGAAACAGACGCTTtctaaaaaacactaaatatttcgggttaTCTGCCGTACATATGTATGCACGTATGATAAACAATCCAAACTAACTACATCACATCGATGGTTCGGTCCCCCTTTTTTACGCAATTTTCCCGGCGTCAAAAAATGCACGCCATTAAGTATACTAGGTACTACCCACGTGTATCCAAACACACCCGCAACAACGcgtttttaattctgtaaatacataacgctacgttaaatacgaATATGCAACTAGAAAAGTCCCGCGCATCGCGCGGTCCGATTCAActctagttaatattaataatacttcaaAAATATAGCACTTTAAGTTAAAGTATAAAGATATTTATGAACTCGAAAGACAACGTGTTACTTGCACAAGTTGAAACTTCTTTGAAAAGCAACCATTTTAATGGGTCTAGATTGTTATATTGACCCATTACTTTACTGTGATAGTTATATTACTAATAGCTTAAAAAAAACAAatttaaaaactatagtttaaggaGCAAATTTAATACAACTGTAATgccaataaatatatacatatatacttctaTATACAAATGTAATCATTACCTTGTAAGCTAAATCGTCATTAGTTCTCTATCACAAATCAAAATCCTTAATTAAATCCGATAACAGATTCGAATCCTTGATTGATCTTTTAAATGGGTTGTTagttttatatcaaaaatcaaaatCCTTAATTACTTGTAATCAAATATACCCAAATATACCCAGTAGAAAAATCACCATCAACAGGCACAATCACTATATTAAACCTGGAAAAAAACTCACGAAGGACAAAACAATTAAGGTTGCACTTATAATGTCAAATAAAAAGAATATAGAGAAGAACTTACATTGAGAATCTAACAGTTTAGCTATCAGACTAACAGATTAGCTATCCATAACAAATGATAATAGCCACACAATAGCAAACGTAAGGCAACAATTACTAAACTCGCTTGACCCACTCATTAAGTCACCTTTAGTTATAAGCAATGATGTGAAGCTACTCACCAAAAACACACACATGACATTATCACCAAGTCCATAAAACAATCATTAAAATAGATAATTAGAAAAAATATATAGATGAACATTTAAGAGATTTAGAACATATCATTGATCATCACAACAATCTATCAAAAATATATGCAGGTCACTCTTAGCATATTTTTTTCCCCCAAGATTATTAACAGATTTTGAGAAAACATCACAACATACAAATTCAATACAAGTACGATAACTATCAAAAACTAACTAAAACTGTAATTAACCATATATGGATGAAAATTGCCATATCCAactaaatatatgtaatatagcagaTAGTGTATGATTTTTTGTTATTATGTGAGTAATTAATTATCCAAAACATTCATGAAAGTAGCTAACTGAGTAGCTAACTGATGTAGAATCTTGCTATCTTAagtagatatatttatatttatgatctAAAATCAACTTTATTAGTATCACCCGCACTTAAAATCTAACTTTATTAAAATGAAGGTAAAGAAGCAACCCATACATTCAGTTTTCTCTCAAAATCACACGAATGAATTTATTTattagtacttaaaaatatatacatatatatttacaccaACATCTCGCATATAAATCAACAAATTTTCAAAGTCATAATCGGTCTTTCAAATTAGCAAACGTACCTTTCTACATCATTGGGGCACTGGTCTGATGCTACTGCTTCCATGGATACACACATGATCGATTATTATTACTTTAATGCGAACAAAAGTATATGAAGAACCAACAATAGCTAATGCTAATTCATCCTTAGTTTATGCAACTTTCTTACTACTACCTTAGACTGATCAAAgtatataaaaatttaaaagttTAGTCATTGTAAAAAGTCTATAATGAATACTAACCTGGAAGCATCCCATCCTATCTATAATCAATAGTAATGAAAATACCTGTTTAGGGATACTTATTTTCAACTACGCATTTCTACGAACACCTGATCTGCAATAGCAATTAAAGCAACTAAATGGATAGAAAAAAAATCTTTAAAGAATATATTATTATCATGGTGATTAGAAGCGAAGTAGCATAAATGGAAGAGAAGTAGCTTATGGCGAAATCAATTCAAGTAGACGGTGAATCAAAACAATTATTTATAGATAATTAGCTATAAATATGATTAAAATCGACTATACATTCATATTCTATTGAATCCGAAACATAAACAACGTATTTTTCTTTAAATCTGAAACAAaatatcaaatttgaagaaatcaACAATAATTAAAATTGAAAGATACCCAGGTTCCATTTATTTggatcatcagcatcaacaacaacaacaacaacaaattctACACAGAAAAATTCAcaaacaatttaaaaaaaaataaaatacaaaacttTAATTTgtataataatcaaaataacaatcGATAATGCTCAGTAAACTATTTAATTGAGTGTAAAAACTATATCAAGACATTAAATTCACTAAAATACCTAGTGTAACACGATGATGACGGCGATAATTGTCGGAACGAACGAACGAAGATGATGACGGAGATTTCTGATTGCTTGCTTCTTGAAATAGATTTCCGATTCTTTGCTTCTTGAAATCGATTAGGGTTTGGAATCGACTTCAGATTGTTTGATTCTTGATTACCACATATTGAGTTCGATTGATAAGAGAAGAGGGAAAATAGGGCTGAATAATCGTGCGTGACTCTCTGCAGATGAATTGAGAAAAAAGAACCCCTAATTTACCTTCAAAATCCCGTCCCATTTTTTGTTTGAGGGTTAATTTAGTCTGATTAATTGCTAATCCAAGGTAAATCACGTGATGAAGGGAGGGATTTtaaatggatggctaggattagAGGTGATAAAAAGATTGGATGGCTAGGATTGAAAGTTGATGGGAATTGTCACTcaattgtgtgtttactttaaGTATAAAGAGAGATTTTACATCAATTATTTAATTAATCGACAATCGACAAACAATCTACCAACTATACTAATACTGAACTTCGTAATAACAATATTCTTTTAGCAAAATATTTAACAATCGAAACAGTACAAAATTTGAGAAGCATCATATAATCTGCAAGGCATCAGAGAGGTCCCAACGCTCCGCCCAGGAGCTCCGCCCAGCCCAGTAGCCGATGGCACGAAGGCCGTCCAGCTCCCGCCCAGGTGCTCCGTCTCCCGTTTCGTCCATATTAAGCATATTTATGGACGAGCTTTTGGTGTATTTgttgataaattttattatttattaattttggTTGGAGATGAAAATGGACCCATTAAATTAATAAAATTGATTCTAATTATCTAAAATGCATAATCAATCTACACCATTTACTATTACATATGCATTTACCATCACCCATACATTTTGCTCCGAACCATATAATAAAATAATGAATTAACTATGATATATTAGAACAAAACACTCACATATTATTAAATAAACAAACAAACTACACGTTTAGTTTGTCATAGTCTATATTTAATGGTAGTATATGTAACGAATTGTGCTATATCTTCGACAAATATTAcaggttatatatatgtttgttataTTACCTTTTTATTTATCACATATTGAAAATTttataacatttttttaatatccaATGAATATCCattattaacccgcttaatccattggatatggatatggatgaatgaaaaatattaaatgaatatagatatgcatgaacaaaaactaaatggatatggatataaatatggtcTCAACTGATCCATATCCGATATATTGTCATGCCCTAAGTTTATGTCTATGTCTAACTTTAAAGGAAAATACTAAATTACTTACTTGCGAAATTAAGTTGCACAGGCCACGGAGGGCTAAAAAAAAATCAATAGTTTtggatattattatttgggaaattgttcaaaatacacttttttttaaggcttcaaacaaaatacacttttttaaaaaaaattgtctttttacaccattcggtagacggattttcctctaccacctttatctgtcgtctacttccatttttacaaagtagtcgacggtgagataaaggtggtagacgaattcccgtctactggcagggttagtagacagcgagaacaaagcagtagacagacatttacaaagtagtcgaccgtctactgccttgttgttgctgtctactgccttgttcttGCTGTCTACTTCCTTGTTAGTGTcttccgtctaccacctttatctgtcgtctactaccatttttacaaagtagtcgacggtgagataaaggtggtagacgaattcccgtctactggtagggttagtagacagcgagaacaaagcagtagacagacatttacaaagtagtcgactgtctactgccttgttgttactgtctactgccttgttgttgctgtctactgccttgttagtgtctgtctacagcaacaacaaggcagtagacggcaacaacaaggcagtagacggtcgactactttgtaaatgtctgtctattgctttgttctcgctgtctaccaaccctgccagtagacgggaattcgtctaccacctttatctcaccgtcgactactttgtaaaaatggtagtagacgacagataaaggtggtagacggaaatccgtctaccgaatggtgtaaaaagacaattttaaaaaaaaaatgtattttgtttgaagccttaacaaaaaaaaaaaaatgtatttcgAACAATTACCCTTATTATTTTGGGGTAGTTGGGCTTTTTTCCTATAAACACCGGCCTGGTTAAAACGTACATTCAAACCCTGATTATTACAGTACTCATTCATTCATACACATCctaaaaaaaaaaactagtttCATCTACAAATGGAGGCGCCGCAACCGCAACCGCAACCGCAACCGCCGGAGGTGGTCCGAGTTATTATCAATATGAACGAGATTGACACGAGAAGAATCAAAAATAAGAATGGAGAGTATGTTTTTAGAAGGTGGTTACATCAAATTCGTAAAAGAATACCAAGATCCTTAAAAAATGTATCAGAGTTGGTGATACAGGAGGCTAATAAGCCAGATTTAATTGTTTATGTAAAGGGTTGGGATAGGTATCACATCGGGTTTCGCAACAGTCATGCCAGGTTTGAAGTAGATGATGTAAATTTGTTGGGTGATGatcctattaaattgaatttctcaTCTTCTTACAATACGTATTATACAAAGAGAGTTAGGCTTGGGTTTAGTGGTCTCCGACTTGCTGTTAAAGATTTAAGAGCCGTTGTTGAGGAACCTGACCACAACTACAGGCACTGTGCAAAAGCTTTTTTTACCTTGGTGATTATGTTTGGTGAGGGAGAAAAGTCTGAATGGATAGAATCGGACATAGCGGTAGGGTTCAACGATATAATTTTGTCTCCTTCATACCAACAACACTTTCCGTATATGGACCCGATGGCGCACCAGTGGAGCCTAAGTTCAAAATGGGCGTTGGCCTACGACAAACTACCGTTACCGGAGAGGTTGAGGATAAGAGAAATTTATACAAAATTGTATCTGGAGGTTAGAGAAAACAGGGATATGAGTGTATTTGGTACTACTGGAGTATTTAGGGACTTTTGTGCGATGATGCTCCTTAGAACTAGGTGCATCATCGAGGAAGATGAAATTAGGTTTTGATGTTTTGTGTTAATTTTTGGGCACTATATTGACTGGTTATTATGAGCTGCTGCTTAATGGAGTAATGTATTTTgttctttaaaaaaaaatctttatttATCAAATTATGTTTTTAACTCAAGTTACATGTAATGTAAGGTACTTATTAAAGCAAAGTCTTTTATACTGAAAAAGAGTGTGAGTATTGTGAATCGTTCATGGTTTGTGTGCATTTTGGGCATCTGTTCAACTGAAACTTCTTGAATCCTCTAATATGGAATTAGTCACATGGAATGGAATTTTCTTCTGTCATTATAGTTTGTATAATGTTTATATGTTAATGTTTTATTATTGAATTTTGGGTTAAGAGcagaggcgaaactaggattttttttaacggggtcaattttttttttttaaacagtagcaatttttttggacaaaatttgaagattttgggggtAAAAGTCAgagaatttggggcaaaatttgaaggttttggggcaaaatatgtagatttggggaaaaaaaaaaaattcactgagggcaaagtcgaaaaactcaaaatttttacactgaaaaaaaaaaatcCGCTGGGGGCGCCCGCCCCCTGCCCCATACCATTTTCGCCTCTGGTTAAGAGGAATTCTGACTTCTAATTGTTGCTGAGGTGTACTAATCCCATTAAAACTCTTCATCTTTGTTGGGGTCATTGTCGTTATTATTTATTCTACTATACTCATCATCATTTATCAGTTAtttataacaaaatttatattagaAATAAGAAAAAACGAAAACCCTTTGCAGGTCATCCCAAGGCGCCCAATTTTATCTCTACCAAAAAATGACCCATTACGCCCAAACCTGTTTTGTCCTGTTACAGAAATTGTTGTCTTGTTAAAAAATGGCAGGTTCAAGCTGATACTAGGTCATTTGAAGCTTGAAAACCAACTTCCATTGACATTGATGCATGTAATTTTGGCACCTGAAGAAGCCCCTCTGATATGAATCACCCAGTTTTCAAAATGACAATCACGATAAGTAATGAGAACTCTGATGGTATCCAGGTCTACTCGTACGTCTACATACGGGTAATGCATTTGTTTTATTGTTTTCTTTGAAATTGAAATGCTCCAAAGCTAGTTCAAATTCAAATGATGGTTTAAGAATTGATTTGACGATGATATTGTAGGGAACTGATAAAATTTGGAGATTTAATACTCATGAACCAATAATCTGGGCTTCGGTagagttcttcaagaatcttcaactTAATCGCATCCCCCAAAGTTCAAGCGTGGCTCAAGTTGATCCAGAAATACGTGTCAAGTAACTAATGAATTCCCTTGTATTCTATAATAACTGTATCATGTGTGATGGTTATGCGTTAATCTTGATTTATGCATATATGTCAACAGTTAGTATTATTTTAATGTGTTGCTCCTAACTGTTATAATGGAAAAAACTTCCTCTGAATTTGAATTTTAACAGTGATACAATTTTTGTAGTCTGATAGATGTTTCAGAAGTTCGGCTAAAGTTATCATTGGACACTGCACCTGCTCAAAGATCTCATGGAGCTCTAGGTGTATGGAGCCCCATACTATCAGCAGTTGGAAATGCATTTAAACTTCAGGTTCCTCAATTTAACTTTTGTGTATACTAGTAGCATTATTTGATAATGCAAACCGCATAATATATCAACCTACTGTTGTTAAGGGGTGTACATCGGTATGAAACCTGTCCCGTAAACATTCAGGCCTTAGTTTGACAAAAATGTGCTAAACATTATGCATAAATACTGGTGACATTGATTAAAGGTGTTTATTCTCTAGATCCACCTACGGAAAGTAATGCACAAAGACAGATATATGAGAAAAAGCTCGGTTGTTCCTGCCATCAGTAACCGCGTATGGAGAGATCTCATTCACAATCCTTTACATTTACTTTTCTCTGTTGATGTGTTGGGTATGACAAGCTCCACATTGGCTTCCTTAAGTAAAGGATTTGCTGAGCTGTCGACAGATGGACAGTGTCTGCAACTTCGCTCAAAGCAGGTTTCTATGTGTACTTTTTTATGTTATGTTATTCTTGTCATGATATGGTAAATCATATTACAGTTACTGAATGAATAATGTGGGTCAGGTATATGGTAAAGAAGGATAACTCGGGTTGGAGACGGGTTTTTACAAGGAGCAGAAGCGCTTGCACAAGGTGTTGCTTTCGGGGTGTCTGGTGTTTTGAGGAAACCTGTTGAAAGTGCTAGTCAGAATGGGCTTATTGGGCTTGCTCATGGGCTTGGAAGGGCCTGTTTAGGATTCGTTGTACAACCTGTGAGTGGTGCACTGGATTTCTTCTCATTGACTGTCGATGGAATTGGTGCAAGTTGTTCAAGGTGCTTAGAGGTTATTAACAACAATACCATCATTCAAAGGCTTAGAAAtccacgaactattggtgcagatAATGTCCTTGGAGAATATTCTGAGACCGAAGCTGTTGGGCAGGTATATATTTTAGTAATTAGTAATTTTGATGAAACCGTGCAATTTAAATcttcatttaattaattatatgagaGTTTCTTGGGTAAAGTTGCACTTGTCTGGTAGACTTATTACTGGGGAAGTTCATTTTCTATTTTGCGTGCTAAACAAATGATTGCTGGAATTAATTGCTGTAATAAAAACGAATTGTATCTATTTTTCCAAACCAAGTATTTATAAATAACCAATTTGACCCTTTCAAATGTAGTTTTCCTAAAGAGTACATCTATCACATGCACTTTTATTACCACTATACAAGCATATATCCATGAGAATCATTTATAGTTTCCTTTTATCAGATGATACTTTACCTAGCAGAAGCCAGAAGCCAGAAGCCAGAAGCCAGTCGTCGATTTGGTTGCACCGACATATTTAAGGAGCCTTCAAAGTATGCATGTTCTGATTTATACGAAGATCATTTCATCGACCCATATCACAGGATTGTGTTAGTAACTAACAAAAGAGTCATGTTGCTTCAGGTACTTGTATGCTATTCATTTCAATTGCTCATTTGCTCATCTAACCTATATTTAGAACACAGTAAAATTAACATGGTTTGTATTTATTCTACATTGTCAGTGTCTGGCTCCTGAAAAAATGGATAAAAGACCATGTAAAATCATGTGGGATGTGCCTTGGGATGATCTGATGGCATTAGAGTTGGCAAAAGCTGGTAATTCAAGACCATCTCATTTAATTCTTCATCTCATTAAATTCAAAAAAGCCGAGAGCTTTGTTCGAGTCATTGTGTAGTACCGAAGAGGAATCTGAGGGACGAGATCCCCAAGCTGTTAGGATATGTTTGGCGGTGCGTAAGATGTGGAAAGCTTATCAGTCTAGCTTGAAAAGCCTTACATTGAAGGTAAGTAATCGGTCAAACTTGGTCAGCTTTGTCAAACTCTGCCAAAACTCATATCACGTTATCCTTCATCTGCAGGTTCCTTCTAGTCCTAGATGGTAAATGCATATGTAATAGTAAATGGTGTagattttattatttattaattatgcgTTTTACAACAACAacgaaacccaataccacatgagtgatgtatggggaggtgagatgtagacaatccttcccctatccgagaaaatAGGGGACCAGTCATTTCTCCCACAGAAAGTAGTGAAAGTCATCGCTCTCctcattcgacggataaagagattgcttctgagtggacctccggccaaaaagtaggaattttttttttttttttttaaataggataatttttttattaattatgcGTTTTAGATAATTAGAATCAATTTGTAGATAATCCAATCAATTTTATTATCTATCTCTACTACCAACTTAAAAATTAAGTGACATAAAAAATCAGAAAGCTTCAAATCATAAACTTGGGAGTAAATATAATTACTGAAAAAATATATTTAATGTTTAAGAAAGTAAACAATAATAACGGTATGAATATGATTAGAAAAAGGATAAACAACAAAGGAGGTTAATTTGATTACACCAACCAACCTGAAATTGGTATTACAAAAAGAAAATGGAGCATGATAAACTATTATGTAATTAACTTTCTAAATAAAATTCAGATCTATTTAACTTAACAAAAGATTTCCAAAACACATACATAAACAAACACGGAATCAAGCTTCAAACATAATAAAGAGAGATAAAGATTACAAGTAGTGGCCTgtttataaagttgttcaccacgaCGCCATCATTCCAGCTTACTTTTTAAAACGATGATGGCGGTGCTGAATCCAAAACCTAGAAAAAACTATTTAAAGTAAAAGAATAACTATAAAAGATTGATTGATATATGTAAAAGAAAAAGAACCTGGGAGGTTTCATGGATGGTATTAAAAACCCTAGAAATACAAATGAATTGATTTAGGCATAAAATTATATGAAGAGGATGAGGCGCAGAATATTTCCTTTATTTTTAATTCTCTGGGAGGTTTCATGGATGGTATTCAAAACCCTAGAAATACTTATGAATTGATTTAGGTATAAAATTTACTCCGTATATTTTTAATTAAAGTAACTATTTATTTTTAATTcttaattaattagattaatgacatcagttAAGGGTTTTAGATTTTTTTTTATAGCTTTTTTTAATGAAGGAAAAAGcttatttatgatgtcatcattttagaaaTTTAATATAAACTATACATTAAGCAATACATTATTTTTACATAG comes from Rutidosis leptorrhynchoides isolate AG116_Rl617_1_P2 chromosome 4, CSIRO_AGI_Rlap_v1, whole genome shotgun sequence and encodes:
- the LOC139843247 gene encoding uncharacterized protein, with the protein product MNHPVFKMTITISNENSDGIQVYSYVYIRGTDKIWRFNTHEPIIWASVEFFKNLQLNRIPQSSSVAQVDPEIRVNLIDVSEVRLKLSLDTAPAQRSHGALGVWSPILSAVGNAFKLQIHLRKVMHKDRYMRKSSVVPAISNRVWRDLIHNPLHLLFSVDVLGMTSSTLASLSKGFAELSTDGQCLQLRSKQVYGKEG